In a single window of the Magnolia sinica isolate HGM2019 chromosome 7, MsV1, whole genome shotgun sequence genome:
- the LOC131251307 gene encoding G-type lectin S-receptor-like serine/threonine-protein kinase At2g19130 — protein sequence MTRHLNDHPLFQCAPQRLPGSYYSYVNDHINNRFKRQTLLVVQHSFRNSGNRNTKQSKISEAGYFPVWAAGKIKEGDVLCLLDHILEGITDMEELNRACRVACWCIQENEESRPLMGQVVQILEGVLEVSVPLIPRFLQNLVDNKETITSHTGSRTRLPDIILMV from the exons ATGACACGTCATCTCAATGATCACCCTTTATTTCAGTGCGCCCCACAGCGACTTCCTGGATCTTACTATTCGTATGTCAATGATCACATCAACAACCGTTTCAAGCGCCAGACTCTTCTCGTTGTTCAGCACTCTTTTAGAAACAGTG GCAATAGAAACACGAAGCAATCTAAAATTTCTGAGGCTGGGTATTTCCCTGTTTGGGCAGCAGGCAAGATCAAAGAAGGTGATGTCCTCTGCTTATTAGACCACATATTGGAGGGGATTACTGACATGGAAGAACTCAACAGAGCTTGCAGAGTTGCTTGTTGGTGTATTCAAGAGAACGAGGAGTCTCGACCATTGATGGGTCAGGTTGTTCAAATTCTGGAGGGTGTTTTAGAGGTGAGTGTGCCACTGATTCCGAGATTTCTTCAAAATCTTGTAGACAATAAGGAGACGATAACCTCTCACACTGGAAGCAGGACTAGATTACCAGATATCATACTGATGGTCTAG